A region from the Vibrio sp. SS-MA-C1-2 genome encodes:
- the hemH gene encoding ferrochelatase translates to MKEKSKKGVLLVNLGTPEAPTAAAVRAFLSEFLHDHRVVDLSRWLWCPILHGVILPIRAPKVAKLYQSVWMNDGSPLMVYSRRQQSALAEQLDCPVALAMTYGNPSIDNGINHLQQQGCEEIIVLPLYPQYSGTTTAAVFDRVAKAVKKTPHIPAFHFINDYYNHPAYIEALAQSIRDHWDKNGRSDYLLCSYHGIPQRLADAGDPYPLQCEETTRLLAKALDLNDDQIGHSYQSRFGREPWLMPYTDKTLEQLPKNGVKSLDIITPAFSADCLETLEEIAEQCRDSYLEAGGVSFNYIPCLNDNTVHIEALKVILSPAISS, encoded by the coding sequence ATAAAAGAAAAAAGCAAAAAGGGTGTATTACTGGTTAACTTAGGAACCCCAGAAGCACCAACAGCCGCAGCCGTTCGTGCATTTTTATCTGAGTTTCTCCATGATCATCGTGTGGTTGACCTTTCACGTTGGCTTTGGTGTCCAATACTGCATGGTGTTATCTTGCCAATAAGAGCACCAAAAGTGGCTAAGCTTTATCAATCTGTTTGGATGAATGATGGCTCACCTTTAATGGTCTACTCTCGCCGTCAACAAAGTGCATTAGCTGAACAGCTTGATTGTCCCGTTGCTCTGGCGATGACGTATGGAAACCCTTCTATTGATAATGGGATTAATCATCTACAGCAACAAGGTTGTGAGGAAATTATTGTTCTTCCTCTTTATCCTCAATATTCAGGAACGACAACTGCCGCGGTGTTTGATCGTGTCGCTAAGGCGGTAAAGAAAACGCCTCATATACCCGCGTTTCATTTTATTAATGATTACTATAATCACCCTGCATATATTGAAGCATTAGCGCAATCAATACGAGATCATTGGGATAAGAATGGCCGTAGTGATTATCTGCTTTGCTCTTATCACGGCATACCACAGCGTCTTGCTGATGCGGGTGACCCTTATCCTCTACAGTGTGAAGAGACGACACGTTTGTTAGCTAAAGCATTAGATTTGAATGATGATCAAATTGGGCATAGCTATCAGTCTCGTTTTGGGCGTGAACCTTGGTTAATGCCCTATACTGATAAAACCCTTGAGCAGTTACCTAAAAATGGGGTTAAATCACTGGATATTATTACGCCAGCTTTTTCTGCTGATTGCCTTGAAACGTTAGAAGAGATTGCAGAACAGTGTCGAGATAGCTATTTAGAGGCTGGTGGTGTGAGCTTTAATTATATCCCATGTCTTAATGATAATACTGTTCATATTGAGGCATTAAAAGTCATACTTTCTCCAGCGATCTCATCTTAA
- a CDS encoding peptidylprolyl isomerase yields the protein MVTLHTTCGDITLELNAEKAPKTVANFLQYCRDGFYNDTLFHRVIDGFMIQGGGMIEGMEEKQTRAPIMNEADNGLSNVVGSIAMARTMEPHSASSQFFVNVSNNTFLDHRSPTADGWGYCVFGKVTAGMDVVEKIKGVATGTAGYVHQDVPVENILINSVTIEE from the coding sequence ATGGTAACTCTTCATACAACTTGTGGTGATATTACACTTGAACTAAACGCAGAAAAAGCACCAAAAACGGTTGCTAACTTCCTACAATATTGCCGTGATGGGTTTTACAACGACACTCTTTTTCACCGTGTAATCGATGGATTTATGATCCAAGGTGGCGGTATGATCGAAGGTATGGAAGAGAAGCAGACTCGTGCACCTATCATGAATGAAGCAGACAACGGTTTAAGCAATGTTGTTGGTTCAATCGCAATGGCTCGCACCATGGAACCACACTCTGCTAGCTCTCAGTTCTTCGTTAATGTAAGCAATAACACATTCCTAGATCACCGTTCACCAACAGCTGATGGCTGGGGTTACTGTGTATTTGGTAAAGTGACTGCAGGAATGGATGTCGTAGAAAAGATTAAAGGCGTAGCTACAGGCACCGCTGGCTATGTACATCAAGATGTTCCAGTAGAAAACATCTTAATCAACTCTGTTACTATCGAAGAGTAA
- a CDS encoding LysR family transcriptional regulator: MKLDDLNLFRMVVEQGSYTAASRKSRVPVATLTRRIQALEESLDIRLLNRHARKLSLTDAGQRFYSECSPLLKNLVNSIDLLSEENHSAAGKLRIAAPSNLTKVILQPMFNAFMVQHPAISLELLMSSETDQIDPTDWDVVFRAGPQRDSTLIARKVHQVEDILVASPEYVSKMPTLEHANDLHSHMLLKGSPLLRWRLTNNDNEQVAINEEGRFESNQLNVVRKAACDGLGITLMPDAMTKEYIESGSLVRVLDEWSANSRDVFLLYNHREHQSEKLRLFIEFSSQYFRL; encoded by the coding sequence ATGAAGTTAGATGATCTTAATCTCTTCCGGATGGTAGTTGAGCAAGGAAGCTATACTGCAGCGTCCCGCAAGAGCCGCGTTCCGGTAGCAACATTAACTCGAAGAATTCAAGCATTGGAAGAAAGCTTGGATATTCGATTACTCAATAGACATGCACGCAAACTGTCACTAACGGATGCTGGTCAACGTTTTTACAGTGAATGTAGTCCTTTGCTAAAAAATCTTGTCAATAGTATTGATCTGCTTAGTGAAGAGAATCACAGTGCAGCAGGTAAATTACGAATCGCTGCACCATCAAACTTAACGAAAGTGATATTACAGCCGATGTTTAATGCCTTTATGGTTCAACATCCTGCAATTAGCTTAGAGTTATTAATGAGTAGTGAAACTGATCAGATCGATCCAACGGATTGGGATGTCGTTTTCCGTGCGGGTCCACAACGTGATTCCACATTAATTGCTCGAAAAGTTCACCAAGTTGAAGATATATTAGTTGCATCTCCAGAGTACGTTAGCAAGATGCCTACACTTGAACATGCTAATGATTTGCACTCTCATATGCTATTAAAAGGCAGTCCACTTTTACGCTGGCGTTTAACTAATAATGATAATGAACAAGTGGCTATTAATGAGGAAGGACGTTTTGAATCAAATCAATTAAACGTTGTTCGTAAGGCGGCTTGTGATGGTTTAGGTATTACTTTAATGCCCGATGCCATGACGAAAGAGTATATTGAATCAGGCTCTTTAGTTCGTGTCCTTGATGAGTGGTCAGCAAACTCCCGTGATGTATTTTTACTTTATAATCACCGTGAGCATCAGTCTGAAAAATTACGTCTATTTATCGAATTCTCTAGCCAATACTTTCGTCTATAG
- the recR gene encoding recombination mediator RecR, with protein sequence MRTSPLLEQLMEALRYLPGVGPKSAQRMAFHLLQRNRQGGLQLGQMLNQAMTEIDHCQHCRTFTEEEVCAICANPRRKVNGQVCVVESPADIVAIEHTGQYSGRYFVLMGHLSPLDGIGPHDIGLDILEQRLAEEDINELILATNPTVEGEATAHYIAELCHAHNVSASRIAHGVPVGGELELVDGTTLSHSIAGRNKI encoded by the coding sequence ATGCGTACTAGCCCTTTATTAGAACAACTAATGGAAGCATTACGCTATTTGCCCGGTGTTGGACCAAAATCAGCTCAACGTATGGCTTTTCACTTGTTACAACGCAATCGTCAAGGTGGCTTGCAACTAGGTCAAATGCTCAATCAAGCGATGACTGAGATCGATCACTGTCAGCACTGTCGCACATTTACAGAAGAAGAGGTTTGTGCAATTTGTGCTAATCCTCGTCGTAAAGTGAATGGACAAGTTTGTGTGGTTGAAAGTCCAGCAGATATTGTGGCAATTGAACATACAGGACAGTATAGCGGTCGGTATTTCGTTTTGATGGGGCACTTATCTCCCCTTGATGGTATTGGGCCTCACGATATTGGATTGGATATTTTGGAACAGCGTCTGGCTGAAGAAGATATTAACGAACTAATCTTAGCGACGAATCCAACGGTAGAAGGCGAGGCGACAGCTCACTATATTGCTGAGCTTTGTCATGCACATAATGTTAGTGCAAGCCGAATTGCTCATGGTGTTCCTGTTGGTGGTGAGTTAGAGCTGGTGGATGGGACGACTCTGTCTCATTCTATTGCTGGTCGTAATAAAATCTAA
- the adk gene encoding adenylate kinase, which produces MRIILLGAPGAGKGTQAQFIMDKYGIPQISTGDMLRAAIKAGTEMGKAAKTVIDAGQLVSDDIILGLVKERIAQDDCAKGFLLDGFPRTIPQAEGLKEIGVAVDYVLEFAVDDSVIVDRMAGRRAHLASGRTYHVVYNPPKVEGKDDVTGEDLVVRDDDKEETVRARLGVYHDQTKPLIDFYSKEASAGNTQYIKFDGTQAVEAVSADIEKALG; this is translated from the coding sequence ATGCGCATTATTCTTTTAGGTGCTCCCGGTGCTGGTAAAGGCACTCAAGCTCAGTTCATTATGGACAAATACGGTATCCCACAAATCTCAACAGGCGATATGCTTCGTGCAGCGATCAAAGCTGGAACTGAGATGGGTAAAGCAGCTAAAACCGTGATTGATGCAGGACAGCTAGTTTCTGATGATATTATTCTTGGCCTTGTTAAAGAGCGTATTGCTCAAGATGATTGCGCTAAAGGCTTCTTATTAGACGGTTTTCCTCGTACGATTCCACAAGCTGAAGGTCTAAAAGAGATCGGTGTTGCTGTTGATTACGTACTAGAGTTTGCGGTTGATGACTCAGTGATTGTTGATCGTATGGCGGGTCGTCGTGCGCACCTTGCGTCTGGTCGTACTTATCACGTTGTTTACAACCCACCAAAGGTTGAAGGTAAAGATGACGTAACAGGTGAAGATCTTGTTGTTCGTGATGATGATAAAGAAGAGACAGTACGTGCTCGCTTAGGTGTTTATCACGACCAAACTAAACCATTGATCGATTTCTACTCAAAAGAAGCGTCTGCTGGCAACACTCAGTACATCAAGTTTGATGGAACTCAAGCAGTTGAAGCTGTCAGTGCTGACATCGAAAAAGCATTAGGCTAA
- the dnaX gene encoding DNA polymerase III subunit gamma/tau: MSYQVLARKWRPHSFDHVVGQSHVLTALNNALTHQRLHHAYLLSGTRGVGKTTIARIFAKGLNCEEGITATPCGVCQTCQEIDQGRFVDLLEIDAASRTKVEDTRELLDNVQYKPAKGRYKIYIIDEVHMLSRHSFNALLKTLEEPPEYVKFILATTDPQKLPITILSRCLQFHLKHLDVEQIQQQLQLILEKEEINFDSRALRMMARAADGSMRDALSLTDQAIALGNNQVNSDIVAEMLGTLDSSQALHLLAPLAQNDASAVMEQLNELASFGVEWDGLLKELANQFHQIAMLQALPGLFNPLDSDSEQQHSLAGKFAPEDIQLCYQIALQSRQDLALAPDGKAGVEMALLRMLAFRPAIKQSITPQSITIPATEPVSAINQGRELQAENKAISQSIAQPKASAPARSQINPAARAKAQLSEQKRQDQPSSSTQAQAPQKVQPQKLVQSQSDAPIQSTANDQQRVEKPSAAIQQSMVQQQKNQQSISSPARSMEQVSAHGASNDTSRNHLPSNDVSKNEAPQQNQQYDYDQANADRYDQQDNLDHDEQFASTPPDVAINTQVAVNNPPVKKTSANSLLSARNRLRSKMLADKGETPPVKKVDRR; this comes from the coding sequence ATGAGCTACCAAGTTTTAGCCCGTAAATGGCGGCCGCATTCATTTGATCATGTTGTAGGACAATCGCATGTTTTAACTGCATTAAATAATGCGCTAACCCATCAACGACTCCATCACGCTTATCTATTGAGTGGGACTCGTGGTGTGGGTAAAACCACCATTGCGCGTATTTTTGCCAAAGGCTTAAACTGTGAAGAAGGCATAACAGCAACCCCTTGTGGTGTGTGTCAAACCTGTCAAGAAATTGATCAAGGGCGTTTTGTTGATCTACTTGAAATTGATGCGGCATCACGAACCAAAGTCGAAGATACTCGAGAACTACTTGATAATGTCCAATATAAACCGGCTAAAGGGCGTTATAAGATCTATATTATTGATGAGGTACATATGTTATCTCGTCATAGTTTTAATGCATTATTGAAAACCCTCGAAGAGCCGCCGGAATATGTAAAGTTTATTTTAGCAACAACGGATCCTCAAAAATTACCGATTACGATTCTTTCTCGTTGTTTGCAATTTCATCTTAAACATTTAGATGTAGAGCAGATCCAACAGCAATTACAGTTGATCTTAGAAAAAGAAGAGATTAACTTCGATAGTCGTGCTTTGAGAATGATGGCAAGAGCAGCTGATGGTAGTATGCGTGATGCCTTAAGCTTAACGGACCAAGCTATCGCATTGGGTAATAATCAGGTCAACAGCGATATTGTTGCTGAGATGTTAGGAACGTTAGACAGTTCTCAAGCTTTACATTTATTAGCGCCACTTGCTCAAAATGATGCCAGTGCGGTAATGGAACAGCTTAACGAGTTAGCAAGCTTTGGTGTTGAGTGGGATGGCCTGTTAAAAGAACTGGCTAATCAATTTCATCAAATTGCAATGTTACAAGCATTACCTGGTCTCTTTAACCCTCTTGATAGTGACAGTGAGCAGCAACATAGTCTTGCGGGTAAATTTGCACCTGAAGATATCCAGCTTTGTTATCAAATTGCGCTACAGAGTCGTCAAGATTTAGCTTTAGCTCCTGATGGTAAAGCAGGCGTTGAGATGGCATTGTTACGAATGTTGGCATTTAGGCCGGCAATTAAACAGAGTATTACACCACAAAGTATCACGATACCGGCCACTGAGCCTGTATCTGCAATCAATCAAGGTAGAGAACTGCAAGCAGAAAATAAAGCGATCTCACAATCGATAGCTCAACCAAAAGCAAGCGCTCCTGCTCGATCTCAAATTAATCCAGCGGCAAGAGCAAAAGCCCAATTGAGTGAACAGAAGAGACAAGATCAACCAAGTTCTTCTACTCAAGCACAAGCACCGCAAAAAGTACAACCACAAAAGCTGGTTCAATCTCAGTCTGATGCTCCGATCCAATCAACGGCTAATGATCAGCAACGAGTTGAGAAACCAAGCGCGGCTATTCAGCAGAGCATGGTTCAACAACAAAAGAATCAACAATCTATCTCTTCTCCAGCTCGATCAATGGAACAGGTATCAGCGCATGGTGCTTCGAATGATACTTCTAGGAATCATCTACCTAGTAATGACGTATCGAAAAATGAAGCGCCACAACAAAATCAACAATATGATTATGATCAAGCTAATGCTGACCGCTATGATCAACAAGACAATTTAGATCATGATGAGCAGTTTGCATCAACTCCCCCTGATGTCGCGATAAACACTCAAGTGGCAGTAAATAATCCACCGGTTAAAAAGACATCAGCAAATAGTTTATTATCAGCGCGTAACCGTTTAAGAAGTAAAATGTTAGCGGATAAAGGGGAGACCCCACCCGTAAAAAAAGTAGACCGACGTTAG
- the lpxH gene encoding UDP-2,3-diacylglucosamine diphosphatase gives MRILFISDLHLSEQHPEITDCFLDFMANEAPKADQLYVLGDLFEYWIGDDNLTPFNQTIINAFKTLTDTGTSCFFIHGNRDFLVGKQFSQQTNVTLLPEEAVIDINGQKAVILHGDTLCTEDVSYQQYRKKVHNPVIQWIFRHLPLSYRRKIAAKIRNQSSDDNQTKSNQIMDVTFSEVESILNKYQVNLMIHGHTHRPNIHEINVNNQQKSRIVLGDWYTQGSVLICDNDKISLETITFNC, from the coding sequence ATGCGTATCTTATTTATTTCAGATCTTCACCTCAGCGAACAACATCCAGAGATTACAGACTGTTTTCTCGACTTTATGGCGAATGAAGCCCCAAAAGCCGATCAGCTCTATGTCTTGGGTGATCTGTTTGAATACTGGATAGGTGATGACAACCTTACCCCATTTAATCAGACCATTATCAATGCCTTCAAAACTCTGACTGACACCGGTACCTCATGCTTTTTTATACACGGTAATCGTGATTTTCTTGTTGGTAAGCAGTTTAGTCAACAAACCAATGTCACTTTACTTCCAGAAGAAGCGGTTATTGATATTAATGGCCAAAAAGCGGTTATCCTCCATGGTGATACACTTTGCACTGAAGATGTGAGTTACCAGCAATATCGTAAAAAAGTTCATAATCCAGTTATTCAGTGGATTTTCCGCCACCTTCCTCTCTCATATCGTCGAAAAATTGCGGCAAAAATTCGTAATCAGAGCAGTGACGATAATCAAACAAAATCTAATCAGATTATGGATGTCACATTTTCAGAAGTTGAGTCTATACTGAATAAATATCAAGTAAACTTAATGATTCACGGACATACACATCGACCTAATATCCATGAGATAAATGTAAACAATCAACAGAAATCTCGAATTGTATTAGGTGATTGGTATACTCAAGGATCTGTTTTAATTTGTGATAATGATAAAATATCTTTAGAAACAATTACTTTTAACTGTTAA
- the apt gene encoding adenine phosphoribosyltransferase: MTQEKLALIKQSIKTVVDYPKEGIMFRDVTSLMEIPEAYQATIDILKEKYQGQGFTKVVGTEARGFLFGAPLALELGLGFIPVRKPGKLPREVISESYELEYGHDVLEIHTDAIVEGDKVLVVDDLLATGGTIEATVKLIRRLGGDVNDAAFVISLPEIGGEERLAAMDINVYSLCEFAGH; this comes from the coding sequence ATGACTCAAGAAAAATTAGCTCTAATTAAACAAAGCATCAAAACAGTCGTTGATTACCCAAAAGAGGGGATCATGTTTCGTGATGTGACAAGCTTAATGGAAATACCTGAAGCATATCAAGCGACCATTGATATTCTAAAAGAGAAATATCAAGGTCAAGGTTTTACTAAAGTTGTAGGCACAGAAGCACGTGGTTTCCTATTTGGTGCACCATTAGCATTAGAATTAGGTCTAGGTTTCATTCCTGTTCGTAAGCCAGGCAAACTACCTCGTGAAGTTATCTCTGAAAGCTATGAACTTGAATATGGCCATGATGTGCTAGAAATCCACACCGATGCGATTGTCGAAGGTGATAAAGTATTAGTGGTTGATGATCTTCTTGCAACAGGTGGTACGATTGAAGCAACAGTTAAACTGATCCGTCGTCTTGGTGGTGATGTTAATGATGCTGCATTTGTTATCTCATTACCTGAAATTGGTGGTGAAGAGCGCCTAGCCGCAATGGATATTAATGTTTACAGCTTATGTGAGTTTGCTGGGCACTAA
- the cysS gene encoding cysteine--tRNA ligase yields MLKIYNSLTKQKEQFVPINPGKIGMYVCGVTIYDLCHIGHGRTFVSFDVISRYLRYSGYDLTFVRNITDIDDKIIKRAAENGESCEALTERLIGEMHKDFDSLQMKRPDIEPRATEYIAEIITLVERLIERGFAYVGSNGDVMFEVSKFDEYGKLSRQDLDQLQAGARVDIEAAKRSPLDFVLWKMSKPGEPTWESPWGAGRPGWHIECSAMNSALLGNHFDIHGGGSDLQFPHHENEIAQSCCAHDTPYVNTWMHSGMVMIDREKMSKSLGNFFTIRDVLEHYDNETVRYFLMSGHYRSQLNYSEENLNQGRSALERLYTSLRGLDSTIAAEGGEQFIENFRKAMDDDFNTPEAYSVLFDMAREINRLKSTDLVAASKLGARMKELAEILGLLTQDPEAFLQGQQDGADDEVAEIERLIKARNDARAAKDWPAADAARDGLAAMNVVLEDGPQGTTWRRK; encoded by the coding sequence ATGTTAAAAATATATAACTCACTAACAAAACAAAAAGAGCAATTTGTTCCTATCAATCCTGGAAAAATTGGAATGTACGTCTGTGGTGTGACGATCTATGATCTTTGTCATATCGGGCACGGTAGAACATTTGTTTCGTTTGATGTTATTAGTCGTTATCTTCGTTATTCTGGATATGATTTAACGTTCGTGCGAAATATTACAGATATTGATGACAAGATCATTAAACGTGCCGCAGAGAATGGCGAAAGCTGTGAAGCGCTAACAGAGCGTTTAATTGGTGAAATGCATAAAGATTTCGATTCTCTTCAGATGAAGCGCCCTGATATTGAACCAAGAGCAACGGAATATATTGCTGAAATTATTACTCTTGTTGAGCGTCTCATTGAACGTGGTTTTGCTTATGTTGGTTCAAATGGCGATGTGATGTTTGAGGTAAGTAAGTTTGATGAATATGGCAAGCTTTCTCGTCAAGACTTAGATCAGTTACAAGCCGGGGCTCGAGTTGATATTGAAGCTGCAAAACGTAGTCCGTTAGATTTCGTTCTGTGGAAAATGTCAAAACCGGGAGAACCAACATGGGAATCTCCATGGGGAGCGGGTCGTCCGGGTTGGCACATTGAATGTTCTGCGATGAACTCAGCACTATTAGGTAATCATTTTGATATCCATGGTGGTGGCTCAGATTTACAGTTCCCACATCATGAAAATGAAATTGCCCAATCATGCTGTGCTCATGATACCCCTTATGTGAATACATGGATGCATAGTGGCATGGTGATGATTGATCGTGAAAAAATGTCTAAATCACTGGGTAACTTCTTTACAATTCGAGATGTATTAGAGCATTACGACAATGAAACGGTTCGTTATTTCTTAATGTCAGGTCATTATCGTAGTCAGTTAAACTATAGTGAAGAGAACTTAAATCAAGGTCGTTCAGCTCTTGAGCGTTTATATACCTCTTTACGTGGTTTAGATTCAACAATTGCTGCCGAAGGTGGTGAGCAGTTTATTGAGAACTTTAGAAAAGCGATGGATGATGATTTTAATACTCCAGAAGCCTACTCTGTTCTATTTGATATGGCGCGCGAAATTAACCGCTTGAAATCGACGGATCTGGTTGCCGCATCTAAACTTGGTGCACGCATGAAAGAGTTGGCTGAAATTCTTGGCTTATTAACTCAAGATCCTGAAGCTTTCCTTCAAGGCCAACAAGATGGCGCTGATGATGAAGTCGCTGAAATTGAACGTTTAATTAAAGCTCGTAACGATGCGCGTGCAGCAAAAGATTGGCCAGCCGCCGATGCTGCCCGTGATGGTTTAGCCGCAATGAACGTGGTATTAGAAGATGGGCCTCAAGGTACAACTTGGCGCCGTAAATAG
- a CDS encoding YbaB/EbfC family nucleoid-associated protein: protein MFGKGGMGNLMKQAQQMQDRMQKLQEEIAEMEITGESGAGLVKITITGSHSVRRVDIDPSLLEDDKEMLEDLIAAAFNDAARRVEETQKERMEGVTGGMNLPAGFKMPF, encoded by the coding sequence ATGTTTGGTAAAGGCGGAATGGGCAACTTAATGAAGCAAGCCCAGCAGATGCAAGATCGTATGCAAAAGTTACAAGAAGAGATCGCAGAGATGGAGATCACCGGTGAATCAGGTGCAGGTCTTGTGAAGATCACGATTACTGGTAGTCACAGTGTTCGTCGCGTTGATATTGATCCTAGCTTACTAGAAGATGATAAAGAGATGCTCGAAGATCTTATTGCTGCCGCGTTTAATGATGCCGCTCGCCGTGTAGAAGAGACGCAAAAAGAGAGAATGGAAGGCGTGACTGGAGGAATGAACCTTCCAGCTGGCTTCAAAATGCCGTTTTAA
- a CDS encoding inosine/guanosine kinase, with protein sequence MKFPGQRKSKHYFPVSERDPLVNTPQKKMHTNHIVGIDQTLVDIEAKVDSTFVEKYNLSKGHSLVITDEAAEALYTELKEHALITHEFAGGTIGNTLHNYSTLADDKSLLLGVMSKDIKIGSYSYRYLCNTSSRVDLNYLQPVSGPIGRCFALITEDGERTFAINEGKMNQLQPKSIPEEVFKKASALVLTAYLVRCKEGDPMPEATQKAIDYAKQYDIPVVLTLGTKFVIQDNPEWWQKFIKDNVTVVAMNEDEAEALTGESDPLVAADKTLQWVDLVLCTAGPVGLYMAGFTDEETKRETSFPLLPGEIAEFNMYEFSRPMKYSDCQNPVKIYSHIAPFMGGPEKIKNTNGAGDGALSALLHDMAANRHHRDNVPNSSKHKHTFLSYSSLSQVCKYANRVSYQVLAQHSPRLSRGLPEREDSLEEAYWER encoded by the coding sequence ATGAAATTTCCTGGACAACGTAAATCAAAACACTACTTTCCCGTTAGCGAGCGCGATCCTCTTGTTAACACACCGCAGAAAAAAATGCATACCAATCACATTGTCGGAATTGATCAAACCTTAGTCGACATTGAAGCTAAGGTTGATAGCACATTTGTGGAAAAATATAATCTAAGTAAAGGCCATTCATTAGTTATTACCGATGAAGCAGCAGAGGCGCTTTATACCGAGCTAAAAGAGCATGCGCTCATTACTCATGAGTTTGCTGGCGGAACGATTGGCAATACATTACATAATTACTCAACATTAGCAGATGATAAATCTCTACTTTTAGGCGTGATGAGTAAAGATATCAAGATTGGCAGCTATTCTTATCGCTACCTCTGTAATACCTCTTCTCGTGTCGATTTAAATTATTTGCAACCGGTCTCAGGGCCGATTGGCCGCTGTTTTGCTTTAATCACAGAAGATGGTGAACGAACCTTTGCGATTAACGAAGGTAAAATGAATCAACTTCAACCGAAAAGCATTCCGGAAGAAGTTTTTAAAAAAGCCTCTGCATTGGTATTAACCGCTTATTTGGTGCGCTGTAAAGAGGGTGACCCAATGCCTGAAGCAACCCAAAAAGCGATTGATTACGCAAAACAATATGACATTCCTGTTGTTCTAACATTAGGGACTAAATTTGTTATTCAAGATAATCCTGAATGGTGGCAAAAATTCATTAAAGATAATGTCACCGTTGTCGCAATGAATGAAGATGAAGCAGAAGCATTAACCGGCGAGTCTGACCCATTAGTAGCAGCAGATAAAACCTTGCAATGGGTTGATTTAGTACTTTGTACCGCTGGTCCAGTTGGGCTTTATATGGCGGGCTTTACCGATGAAGAGACTAAACGAGAAACTAGCTTTCCACTACTACCAGGCGAAATTGCTGAATTTAATATGTATGAATTTAGTCGCCCAATGAAGTACTCAGATTGTCAAAATCCAGTAAAAATCTACTCGCACATTGCCCCATTTATGGGTGGCCCAGAAAAGATTAAAAATACTAACGGTGCTGGTGATGGTGCGCTTTCCGCTCTATTACATGACATGGCCGCTAATCGTCACCATCGAGATAATGTGCCAAACTCAAGTAAGCATAAGCACACTTTCTTATCTTACTCATCGTTATCTCAAGTTTGTAAATATGCAAACCGTGTAAGCTATCAAGTATTGGCTCAGCATTCTCCTCGCCTATCCAGAGGATTACCTGAACGTGAAGATAGTTTAGAAGAGGCATACTGGGAACGTTAA
- a CDS encoding DNA polymerase III subunit gamma/tau C-terminal domain-containing protein yields MNSNTDSVTPTSAQEHLANINSRVAQHQSTEQPKDESYRWQETEHYQQLVTKERPSSGISPMVLKRALEHEKSAEMVEKLVEESNQTDPWCKTISQLNLAKLVQQLALNSAMNEQDNQVKLTLRANQAHLDNQRAREQLTEELSRVFNKSIQLSIELGSEGETPLDIRDRLYQQRLQVAIENIEQDPNVTILRQRFSATIDDDSIRPL; encoded by the coding sequence TTGAACAGTAATACAGACTCTGTTACTCCAACGTCGGCACAAGAACACTTAGCAAACATTAATAGTCGGGTCGCACAGCATCAAAGCACAGAACAGCCAAAAGATGAGAGTTATCGTTGGCAAGAAACTGAGCACTATCAACAGCTAGTGACTAAAGAACGCCCGTCTTCAGGCATATCACCGATGGTACTCAAACGTGCTCTAGAGCATGAGAAAAGTGCTGAAATGGTAGAAAAATTGGTTGAAGAGTCAAATCAAACAGATCCGTGGTGTAAAACAATATCTCAACTTAATTTAGCAAAACTTGTGCAGCAGTTAGCTCTCAACTCAGCAATGAATGAACAAGATAATCAAGTTAAGCTGACTTTACGAGCTAATCAAGCTCATCTTGATAATCAGCGAGCAAGGGAACAATTAACTGAAGAGTTAAGTCGTGTTTTCAATAAATCGATCCAGTTAAGCATTGAATTAGGTAGTGAAGGGGAAACGCCATTAGATATCCGAGATCGACTTTATCAACAGAGATTACAAGTGGCCATTGAAAATATTGAACAAGATCCCAATGTTACTATATTACGACAACGATTCTCAGCGACTATCGATGATGATAGTATACGACCACTATAA